Sequence from the Rutidosis leptorrhynchoides isolate AG116_Rl617_1_P2 chromosome 3, CSIRO_AGI_Rlap_v1, whole genome shotgun sequence genome:
ttttcaatacgttcattaccattgaacgtaaaatcctaggaattcacctggaattcattaggtcacctgaactaaatcgggtgtcaaccgtaagaacggtggttgcatagtggtcaaagacaggaccttgtgccataccgaaaaattataagggtgagctttactattgctcctaccaaggatagtaattgcgtccgacacgttatagaccataattaaaagcatgtcaggggacattgccttaacagttgcttgttcaacgctttcctttcaaccggacggtagtttgccgaaaggtaatatacggaacaagtaaactggacgtgttgctttccaaatacaaggttagcaagtgggtgacacaaaacagcaagttttgagctaaaattttcaattctgaaccccaccaaacccacaaaaatattttgcaaacaccggtaaagggttatcccggaaaatttatctagggtaaaaaactagatttaattttcaaaagatcaaatgttttcataaagatccaatttccttaatggatctaaattttttatagtcatgtgggactgtaaaccatatcgttactaccattgtttataccgccgtatagaaatcactgatgtacaaagtgtgaagaataaagaagtgattctagtatttcaagacaatattgcttgaggacaagcaacactcaagtgtgggaatatttgataatgctaaaaacgaacatatatttcatagcattattcctcaagaaagacaagcttttagttgcaattgttctatttacaagtgatattcgtttaaataataaaaggtgaagacaaaagacagattcgacgaattgaagacgcaaacgaccaaaaagctcaaaagtacaaaagacaatcaaaaaggttacaattattgataagaaacgtctcgaaattacaagagtacaagattcaaaacgcaaagtacaaaatataaaattgtacgcaaggacgttcgaaaatccggaaccgggaccagagtcaactcttaacgctcgacgcaacggactaaaaattacaagttaactatgtatataaatataatataatatataattaattatattaattatatatatatattatatatatattataaaaccgtcggcagagaaagactccaagggtgtgagctgtaaattcattctccgcgactcgcggagtttgaagaggattttgccgcgagtcgcggagccccaaaaatcaacttttcctataaaagcaaccgaattctgatcgcaattcaatccattttttctctcttctcttatcatacgtaaaaaatatatatatatatatataatttatattttaattttaattttaattctaataataagggtatgttagcgaatgttgtaagggtgtaagtcgaaattctgtccgtgtaacgctacgctatttttaaatcattgtaagttatgttcaacctttttacattaatgtctcatagctaagttattattatgcttatttaaaacgaagtaatcatgatgttgggctaattactaaaattgggtaattgggctttgtaccataattggggtttggacaaaagaacgacacttgtggaaattagactatgggctattaatgggctttatatttgtttaactaaatgaaagtttgttaatgttaatataaagatttacaattgggcgtccctataaattaccatatacactcaatcggacacgatgggcggggtatttatatgtacgaataatcgttcatttaaccggacacgggaatggattaatagccactagaataattaaaacaggggtgaaattacattcaagggtaattggtgtaattgttaacaaagtagtaagaccttggtttacacgcagtcgataacctggtgtattcattaaacaaagtattaaaaccttgttacaattcgaatccccaattagttggaatatttaacttcgggtataattaaaatttgacgaggacactcgcactttatatttatgactgatggactgttatggacaaaaaccagacggacatattaaataatccaggacaaaggacaattaacccatgggcataaaactaaaatcaacacgtcaaacatcatgattacggaagtttaaataagcataattcttttatttcatatttaatttcctttattttatatttaattgcacttctaattatcgcacttttatttattgttatttaattgcacttttaattatcgtcctttttaattatcgcaagtttattttatcgcacttttattattcgcaatttcattatcgttatttactttacgctttaatttaagtcttgtatttattttatattttacattaggttttaactgcgactaaagtcttaaaatcgacaaaccggtcattaaacggtaaaaacccccctttataataataatattacttatatatatgtttgtatttttataaaagtaaactaatatagcgttgagctttgtttaaagatttccctgtggaacgaaccggacttactaaaaactacactactgtacgattaggtacactgcctataagtgttgtagcaaggtttaagtatattcattctataaataaataaatatcttgtgtaaaattgtatcgtatttaatagtttttcctagtaaaatataaactatttcgtataccttagctttaacatcatcgGGTACGTGTGATCATAGAATAAGTGAACTGAGAAGTAGTAAGTGTCGGAGTTGGAGTGACGGTAGTCTCACTAGGAGGAGACTGTGTCTAGGGTGTCGGGTTTTCAGTATTTTACCCTTAGAAACCGATTTTCAAACCGACATGTTGAAAATATAGCACGCTCGAACGCTAGGCATGAGCAAAACACATGGCGTGCAGACTAATCTCACGAGATGACATGTGAAATGAATTTATCGAGTTCGAGAAATCGAAAATATCCATGGGTGTGAAATTGGGGATCCAGATTCGTTTACCCATCTAAAAAGACCTATTTAATATTTTGCGCAAACATCCTCAAAATCATAAATTATTTTACACAGATCTTCAGTTTCAACCCCTTTTTTCTCCTCGATTTTTCCGTAAATCCTTAAAATAACTCTCAACTCAGGTCACTTGATCTCTCCTTTCACTATCATTAATCAAATTAATTTCTCTGTTTTCTAGGGTTTAATCATATTGTCTTTTACTAATTTCTTAATTTGCTTTTCTTACAATCACAATTGACTTTTAAATCACAGTTATCTGTTTATTTGACCTATATgatttcaaattcatacagaatggTTTATTGTTATGAGCAATTTGTGTTTTTAAATCCTGATCTAGTGAAATTGATGCAACTTTTGCATGCATTTGGATATGCTGTTATGGATCGATAATTATGCCCTAATCTgctattgttatagttattgttattgttacgtaTATCTGTTAAAGTAgttcattattatttattttttaaattttaattatttcTTATAATCATAACAGTTTTCTAAAGATGTTATTTTGATATAGTAATTGTTATGGCTGATTATGATCCACAATGCTCATTTTGATTAGGTACAGTTTTAGTTCATGCGTGTATCTATTTTATACTACTATCTTTATATGAACAATTCCGATTCTTTGTTTGGCAAAAGATCAAAATTTATGTATTGATTGGTAGAGCTTTAAAGTGATTTTGTTATTTGTTTGCATTCTTAGTTAGAATATGTAACTGATTATATTACTTGGTGTATTATAATTTTTTATTATACTTTGAAAAGGTATGTTTTGGATAACTGTGGCATTGTATTCTTCAGTTTCTAAAGATAAAATTCCTCGTGATGATAATTGACTGTAGGATTTCTGGAAAAAATGGCTGAACAAAACAAGCAGCAACCAGCTTTTATTAAGATCAACCAGCTTCGTCCTGGTGCTTTTGGTCTTAACCTCACTGTAAAAGTGGTTAGTTCAAAGATGATTCAGACGAGAGGTGGTCGCCCTGGGATTCAAGGACGTAACATGCGTCTTGCTGAATTGTTGGTCGGTGACGAAACTGGGATTGTTGTTTTTACTGCTAGAAATGATCAAGGTATGCTTCAGTTTATTAGCTTGTAACGAAATTTAATTTTTATAGAATTTTGTTTGTCATCGTGTGTATTGTTTCTGTATGATTGTTTGACCTTCTAAATCATGTGTTCACTCACCTTATGATTCCTTTATTACATTTTTCAATTCCAAAATCATGAAACTGAAGTTTTACTTCTCAAGAATTGATGCTTCAGTTTATTGTTTGGCATTTAAGGAAAGTCCTCAATGCTTTTTAAGAAATATGTCTAGATAGCGTTTTAAAAATGTGTTATAATGAAGTGAGTGCTTAGTGCCTATTGATAACTGAGTGGACATGTAATTACAAATTTCAGTTTAATTAGTATGAATAATATGAAATTTGGTAAACAATAGTATTTACATTAGTTTTCCACTTAATACATGTACTATGAACAGATTCAGGATTGTATAGTTGTAGCAATCATTATTGTATTTAACCATCACATGATGGCATATGGTTTGTGTCCTGATATCTTCACGAGAAGTCTCGGGTTCAAACCTCCTAAAACACATCTTCTTGTAATTGCTACATTTAATGTTCAAATATATCTTCTTGCGGTTGCTACATTTAATGCATCATAATTTATTTACAATAATTCACTAATAATACTTTTTATTCCCCAGTGGACACCATGAAGGAGGGAAGCACTGTAACTCTTAGAAATGCAAAAATCGACATGTACAAGGGCTCCATGAGACTTGCAGTAGACAAGTGGGGCCGTGTTGAAGTCGCAGAGCCAGCTGATTTTTCTGTTAAAGAAGACTGCAATCTATCTCTTATCGAGTTTGAACTTATAACTGTTGAAGGGTAAAAGTAATTAACCTCGAGCCTAAACAATACAAGGTCATCACCGTCTTTGTCCTACTGTTGTCTTGTATTGAAAAGAGGTTTATTTACAGCTTGATGCAAGTTTTATTACCCTTTTTGCCTTTTGAATTAGAGTCGATGTGACTTTGTCTTCTGGTTATCATGAGATGAGAAATAGTTTTTCGAGGATAGTATATGTACTTGCTTTTGTAAGCTCAAGTTTGAAGCTTGCAGTTCTTTATGTATAAGTTATGTTTCGAATGGTTTCTGAGTACATCTTTACATGATAAAATATGGTTAATTTGTCTTTATATCTGAGTACTTATGTTTGTCGGTTATGTCTAACTCAGTTTTTGATAATTGTGTGATCATTTGTTTCAGATTCGATTCTGTATTCGGACCTAAAGGTAAGTTGGTCTAGGTAGCAACTAGCACACGTTAAAAGTGAATCTGGATTTCTAAGCCGTGTTATTCGAAGTTTCAGATTTCTCCTTGTCGAAGATTCagagtttcctcctaacgcgtgtgtgacAAATGAAATTTCCTCCtaatgatggaattcaacatattaACAAGTTCTTAAAGTCTACATAATCACAAAATCATTTGATCAAAGTTAATGCAAGCGGAAGCAAGATTTATTAaagaaacaagtttatatgtttaaccttTTAAGAGAATTCcatgtatgtatcaagtcatgaacatatgcttacatataacaataaaggaagaagattatacctcctcaatgaaGATTGAGGGCTGAATTGGACAGCAGAATatgaagaggatgatgatgatgaatggagttccaaaagcatgaaacctcaagttgtaataccccaaacttatgcaccaacaccctagcttttggttaggattttatgacACTTGAATATGAGCTTGCAAATGACTTGAAGAACCCTTTTCTTCCTATGAAACTCACGGCCAAACAGCAGCTGAATGGGCTGGAAATTTCAGCAGATTGCAAGTTGTTTTGTTACATATTAAGTGCATGTATTGAACCTCACAAGTCTTGGTTCATATATATTTTGAACATCGAAGTAACCAAGCTTGAACCCTCATTTTTACACATATATTTCAGCCAAAACTCAGCCCTCAAGACTGATGAGAATCGGCCAGCTGCTCTCATTGAAGAATGAGTAAGTTACTAGCACTTGTATGTAGAGAATATGAGTCAAAAATCCCTTGGTTCAAAGTCTAGCATGCACATTAGGatgtgtgttattaaaagtaacaaacAAAGCATGTGTTGAAGCCTTGgaagaccaaaaaaaaaaaacgtccACCATCCCATTTTATAATCAAAGTTACAATATAAATaa
This genomic interval carries:
- the LOC139897653 gene encoding uncharacterized protein At4g28440-like, encoding MAEQNKQQPAFIKINQLRPGAFGLNLTVKVVSSKMIQTRGGRPGIQGRNMRLAELLVGDETGIVVFTARNDQVDTMKEGSTVTLRNAKIDMYKGSMRLAVDKWGRVEVAEPADFSVKEDCNLSLIEFELITVEG